A window of Ignicoccus hospitalis KIN4/I contains these coding sequences:
- a CDS encoding translation initiation factor IF-2 subunit gamma: MEEREVQPEVNIGVVGHVDHGKTTLVQALTGVWTARHSEELKRGMTIKLGYADGDIYKCTNCPEPDAYSPEPKCPRCPKGSEPVLQRRVSYVDAPGHEVLMATMLSGSSLVDGALLVIAANEPCPQPQTKEHFMALDIIGIRKLVVVQNKIDVVSKDQAMKNYQQIRKFLEGTWAEDAVVVPVSALHKANIDALLEAIQEEIPTPPRDLDSPPLMWIARSFDVNRPGTPPEKLVGGVVGGSLMRGKLRVGDKIEIRPGYAVRSGNKVEYVPLESEVVSLRFGNVEVEEAKPGGLVAVGTRLDPSVTKADALVGSVLGRPGELPPVYDQLTLEYHLLDRVVGFRGGEMKMAPLRRGEVLMMTIGTNITIGMVVDLKKDEMTVKLQRPAVAWKGARVAFSRRIQGRWRLAGWGVVKN; encoded by the coding sequence GTGGAAGAGAGGGAAGTGCAGCCCGAGGTTAACATCGGCGTGGTAGGGCACGTGGACCACGGAAAGACCACGTTGGTCCAAGCGCTCACTGGCGTGTGGACCGCCAGGCACAGCGAGGAGCTCAAGAGGGGGATGACTATAAAGCTGGGCTACGCCGACGGGGACATATACAAGTGCACCAACTGCCCCGAACCGGACGCCTACTCCCCCGAGCCTAAATGCCCGAGGTGCCCCAAGGGGAGCGAGCCGGTCCTCCAGAGGAGGGTCTCCTACGTGGACGCCCCGGGACACGAGGTGTTGATGGCCACCATGCTCTCCGGCTCCTCCTTGGTGGATGGCGCCTTGCTAGTAATAGCTGCAAACGAGCCTTGTCCCCAGCCGCAGACTAAGGAGCACTTCATGGCTTTGGACATAATAGGCATTAGGAAGTTAGTTGTCGTCCAGAACAAGATAGACGTGGTGAGCAAGGACCAAGCGATGAAGAACTACCAACAGATCAGGAAGTTCTTGGAGGGCACTTGGGCTGAGGACGCGGTGGTTGTGCCGGTCAGCGCCTTGCACAAGGCCAACATAGACGCGCTGCTGGAGGCGATCCAAGAGGAGATCCCCACTCCCCCGAGGGACTTGGACTCCCCGCCCCTCATGTGGATAGCTAGGAGCTTCGACGTGAACAGGCCGGGCACGCCCCCGGAGAAGCTCGTAGGAGGGGTCGTCGGGGGCTCCTTGATGAGGGGGAAGCTGAGGGTAGGGGATAAGATAGAGATAAGGCCCGGCTACGCCGTAAGGAGCGGGAACAAGGTCGAGTACGTCCCGCTGGAGAGCGAAGTGGTCAGCTTGAGGTTCGGCAACGTGGAGGTAGAAGAGGCCAAGCCCGGCGGGCTGGTGGCGGTGGGCACCCGGCTGGACCCCTCCGTTACCAAGGCTGACGCCCTCGTGGGGAGCGTGTTGGGGAGGCCCGGGGAGCTGCCGCCGGTTTACGACCAGCTCACCTTGGAGTACCACTTGCTCGACCGCGTGGTGGGCTTCAGAGGGGGCGAGATGAAGATGGCCCCGCTGAGGAGGGGAGAGGTGTTAATGATGACCATAGGTACGAACATAACCATCGGTATGGTAGTCGACTTGAAGAAGGACGAAATGACCGTGAAGCTCCAGAGGCCCGCGGTGGCCTGGAAGGGGGCGAGGGTGGCCTTCAGCAGGAGGATACAAGGCCGCTGGAGGCTGGCGGGCTGGGGCGTGGTTAAAAACTAG
- the hemB gene encoding porphobilinogen synthase, which yields MSFPRLRPRRLRKNLYLRDLVAETRLSPRDFIYPIFVKEGIDKPEEISAMPGQMRWPVGEELVKHVQEALDLGVRSVLLFGVPKHKDDLGSSAYDDQGVVQRAVRLLKKELGDEVVVFTDVCLCHYTSHGHCGVLAKRCRGDLCEYVVDNDKTLELLAKVALSHAKAGADVVAPSSMMDGMVLAIREALDKEGFTDVAIMSYAAKYASAFYGPFREAASNAPQHGDRRTYQMDPRNGEEALKEVMLDVKEGADILMVKPALSYLDVIRRVREAFPHYPLAAYNVSGEYSMVKAAAEKGLVDEKKITLEILHSIKRAGANIIITYHALEASRWLKEGLDLKMF from the coding sequence TTGAGCTTCCCCAGGCTCCGGCCGCGCAGGCTGAGGAAGAACTTGTACCTCAGGGACTTGGTCGCCGAGACCAGGCTCTCCCCCAGGGACTTCATATACCCCATATTCGTCAAAGAAGGCATAGACAAGCCTGAAGAGATAAGCGCGATGCCCGGGCAGATGAGGTGGCCGGTGGGAGAGGAGTTAGTGAAGCACGTCCAAGAGGCGTTGGACCTAGGGGTAAGGTCGGTGCTGCTCTTCGGGGTCCCCAAGCACAAGGACGACCTCGGCTCCTCCGCTTACGACGACCAAGGGGTGGTCCAGAGGGCGGTCAGGCTGCTCAAGAAGGAGCTGGGGGACGAGGTGGTGGTCTTCACGGACGTGTGCCTCTGCCACTACACCTCCCACGGCCACTGCGGGGTCCTAGCCAAGAGGTGTCGCGGCGACCTCTGCGAGTACGTGGTGGACAACGACAAGACCTTGGAGCTGTTAGCTAAGGTCGCCCTCTCCCACGCCAAGGCGGGGGCGGACGTGGTGGCCCCCTCCTCGATGATGGACGGCATGGTGCTGGCCATAAGGGAGGCCTTGGACAAGGAGGGCTTCACGGACGTGGCTATAATGAGCTACGCCGCCAAGTACGCTTCCGCCTTCTACGGCCCCTTCCGCGAGGCCGCCAGCAACGCCCCCCAGCACGGGGACAGGAGGACCTACCAGATGGACCCCAGGAACGGGGAGGAGGCCTTGAAGGAGGTTATGTTGGACGTTAAGGAGGGGGCGGACATCTTGATGGTGAAGCCCGCGCTCTCCTACTTGGACGTTATAAGGAGGGTGAGGGAGGCCTTCCCCCACTACCCCTTAGCAGCATACAACGTCAGCGGAGAGTACAGCATGGTTAAGGCGGCGGCCGAGAAGGGGCTGGTGGACGAGAAGAAGATAACTTTGGAAATACTGCACTCAATAAAGAGGGCCGGCGCAAACATAATAATAACGTACCACGCCTTGGAGGCCTCGAGGTGGCTCAAGGAAGGGTTGGACCTAAAGATGTTCTAG
- a CDS encoding SAM-dependent methyltransferase, giving the protein MEKVVPFIPSPLKVVKAALELAKVGPGDVVYDLGSGDGRVVVLAAKLYGARAVGVEVDDALVLLSQMKVREEGLEDKVKILKKDFKEVSLEDATVVYLYIYYDVIRDLMLEKLEGLRPGARVVTLEIPVPGWMPVAKRGVQDEAGVVRTLYLYVKGVSDPSSWKNEEADPKWVEEFRENLWGHLRRGSSSSFSLSP; this is encoded by the coding sequence GTGGAAAAGGTAGTCCCCTTCATACCGAGCCCGCTGAAGGTGGTGAAGGCGGCGCTAGAGCTAGCCAAGGTGGGGCCCGGGGACGTGGTCTACGACTTGGGCTCCGGGGACGGGAGGGTTGTGGTGCTGGCGGCGAAGCTCTACGGCGCCCGGGCGGTCGGGGTCGAGGTGGACGACGCCTTGGTCTTGCTTTCCCAAATGAAGGTGAGGGAGGAGGGGCTGGAAGATAAGGTAAAGATCTTGAAGAAGGACTTCAAAGAGGTGAGCTTGGAGGACGCAACGGTGGTGTACTTATACATCTACTACGACGTTATTAGGGACTTGATGCTGGAAAAGCTCGAGGGGCTCAGGCCCGGGGCGAGAGTGGTGACGCTCGAGATACCGGTCCCGGGCTGGATGCCGGTCGCGAAGAGGGGCGTCCAAGACGAGGCCGGGGTGGTTAGGACCTTGTACTTGTACGTAAAGGGGGTGTCAGACCCCTCCTCGTGGAAGAACGAGGAGGCCGACCCCAAGTGGGTGGAGGAGTTCCGCGAAAACTTGTGGGGTCACCTGCGCCGCGGGAGCTCGTCCAGCTTCAGCTTGAGTCCGTAG
- a CDS encoding TIGR00266 family protein: MRWSLEGEAYPVIRVELEEGEKLYAEAGAMMMMKGDVKVDTVLIDLEEEGNVLRALAEALGRKLLAGETVFHNVFEGPGVVWLSPSLPGGVEYIEVKGECWTVQDYSYVAHFGDLKLDLAWKGPKGLFLGDLVWLRACGEGGLWVSSYGDIMKVEVEDEMVIDNMHFVALPDDAEWRVEKFGGLKSFITGGEGYVIRVKGPTTVYVQTRILPPLAAAIARFMPSRWAELFRARL, translated from the coding sequence TTGAGGTGGTCCCTAGAGGGCGAGGCGTACCCAGTCATAAGGGTAGAGCTCGAAGAGGGGGAGAAGCTCTACGCGGAGGCGGGCGCAATGATGATGATGAAAGGCGACGTGAAGGTTGATACTGTGTTGATAGACTTAGAGGAGGAGGGCAACGTGCTGAGGGCGCTGGCGGAGGCCCTCGGGAGGAAGCTGTTGGCCGGGGAGACGGTCTTCCACAACGTCTTCGAGGGCCCGGGGGTGGTTTGGCTGAGCCCCAGCCTCCCCGGAGGGGTGGAGTACATTGAGGTCAAGGGGGAGTGCTGGACCGTTCAAGACTACTCCTACGTGGCCCACTTCGGGGACTTGAAGCTGGACCTAGCGTGGAAGGGCCCCAAGGGCCTCTTCTTGGGGGACTTGGTCTGGCTGAGGGCCTGCGGCGAAGGGGGGCTGTGGGTCTCCAGCTACGGCGACATAATGAAGGTAGAGGTGGAGGACGAAATGGTGATAGACAACATGCACTTCGTGGCCCTCCCGGACGACGCTGAGTGGAGGGTCGAGAAGTTCGGCGGGCTGAAGAGCTTCATCACCGGCGGGGAGGGGTACGTGATAAGGGTGAAGGGGCCGACCACGGTCTACGTGCAGACTAGGATACTGCCCCCGCTCGCCGCGGCCATAGCTAGGTTCATGCCCTCGAGGTGGGCCGAGCTCTTCAGGGCGAGGCTTTAG